Genomic DNA from Campylobacter concisus:
TTAGGAAGTGGGTGGTTAAGAGAGTTTCGATCTTGCCACCAAGTGGGCAGGCTTTGGGTGAGTCAGAGTGGATCTTGAAAAGTTTTTCTTTATCATTTACTGCGTTAAAAATTTGAAGGAGGGTTAGATCTTTTGGCTCTTTCGCAAGACTCACTCCACCAACTCCAGCTACGATATTCACGAGTCCTGCAGCCTTTAGAGTACCGAGCAGGCGCCTAACTATGACTGGATTCGTGTTTATACTACCTGCTATAAATTCGCTCGTGACTTTTTCTTCTTTGAAAAAACAAGCTGCTAAAACTACATGGATCGCGGTTGAAAACTTAATCCCTACTTGCATGATCGTCCTTGAAATTTTTTCTGATTATACTTTAAATTTTTACTAAAAGCAGTTTATTTTTTAGTTTAGATTTGACAAGCCGGCTTTTTATGCCAGCTATGTCAAATCTATAATTTCATGCTCGCTCACTAACTGCTGTGAAGCGTTTTTGTATAAATTTTTTGTTTTTTAGCTCGTCTATGATCGCAAGCGCAAGGTCTGCATAGCTTATATAGCTCTCATTTTTTGAGTTTAAGATGAGATTATCTCCACCAAGCACGTATTTACCAGTACGAGCACCATTTGCGTCGTAGTCGCCTGCTGGGCTTACGTATGTCCAAAGCAAATCGCTCCTACCTTTTAGCTCAAAATAAGACTCCGCAGTCGCCTTTGCCACACCCATATATGCAGCCGGGAAGTCTGGTGTATCCATTAGCATAGTGTCTTTGCTATCAACAAATAACGTACCAGCGCCGCCAACTACGATGAGCCTTGTACTAGTGCCTTCTAGTAAATTTATAAGGTGAGTGGCCACTTTTTTGTGAAGCGCAAAGGTATCTGGCGTCCACGCTGCAAATGCACTGATCACTGCGTCAAAGCCAGCCAGATCAGTCTTTGTAAGCTCGAAAATATCTTTATAAACGACCTTTACGCTTTTGTTTTTATACTCTTTATTTCTAACGATCGCTGTGACATCGTAGCCTTGTTTTAAAGCCTCGTTCACCAAATTTACACCGCTTTTGCCGTTTGCACCTATGATTGCTATTTTCATTGTTTCTCCTTTAAATTTTACAGCCAGCTTGGCTTTACGTCATCAACTATCACGCCGTCGCTCATTGTGTATTGCTCTAGGCTACCGCGTTTTGTCTGGATGCAGATCATTTTGATGCCGTTTTTGCCAGCTTTAAAGCACCTTTTGCCATCTGGATCTATGCGCACCGCATCTCCTTTGCTTACTTTTAGCACCTCACCGTCGATGAAAAGCTCACCCTCACCCTCTAGGATGATGTAAAGCTCCTCGTTTTGCTTGTGCGCATGGACAAATGGCACGCTCACATTTGCTGGAAGCTCGTTTATAGATACCTCACAGCCGCTTAAATTTAAAGCCTCTTTTAGCTCGACTCTTGGCTCGTTTACGATCTTTGCAACCTGAAAATTTTTCATTTTGTTCTCCTTGTCTTTGTGTTGTAATATTTTTATTTACAACCGATGAGCGAAGTATAATAATTTTTAGTTGTAATGTCAATAGTTACAACAAAAATTTTTCAAAATTTATAAATTTTGGCTAGAATTCGCGAAAATTTTAGGATTAAATTTGCAAAATAACGCCTTTAAAACGCTAAAGAGCATAGCGACCGAGCACAACAAAAAGCTCATTTTGACCTTTGCTTTGGTGTTAGCAGAGAATGGACTTTTTCTGGCATACCCGATATTTGCGGGCTTTGCGATCAACGCAATCATGCAAGGAAACACGTTAAATGCCCTCATTTACGCACTTTTTGTGCTCATAGCGTGGCTTGTAGGAGCCATTAGGCGCC
This window encodes:
- a CDS encoding Rrf2 family transcriptional regulator, with product MQVGIKFSTAIHVVLAACFFKEEKVTSEFIAGSINTNPVIVRRLLGTLKAAGLVNIVAGVGGVSLAKEPKDLTLLQIFNAVNDKEKLFKIHSDSPKACPLGGKIETLLTTHFL
- a CDS encoding NAD(P)-dependent oxidoreductase, which produces MKIAIIGANGKSGVNLVNEALKQGYDVTAIVRNKEYKNKSVKVVYKDIFELTKTDLAGFDAVISAFAAWTPDTFALHKKVATHLINLLEGTSTRLIVVGGAGTLFVDSKDTMLMDTPDFPAAYMGVAKATAESYFELKGRSDLLWTYVSPAGDYDANGARTGKYVLGGDNLILNSKNESYISYADLALAIIDELKNKKFIQKRFTAVSERA
- a CDS encoding cupin domain-containing protein: MKNFQVAKIVNEPRVELKEALNLSGCEVSINELPANVSVPFVHAHKQNEELYIILEGEGELFIDGEVLKVSKGDAVRIDPDGKRCFKAGKNGIKMICIQTKRGSLEQYTMSDGVIVDDVKPSWL